The Sorangiineae bacterium MSr11954 DNA segment GCTGCCCGAGAGGCCGATGGTCGAATCCGGCACGAGGGCGATGGGGGTCTTCTCCAGCAGCTGCCGCATGCGCCCCTTGTCCAGGAACGAATCGACGAATCCCTTGGGCCCCAGCTGCGCGGAGAGGTTGACGGCGATCTTCCCCATCACGAACACCCCGCCGACGGCCAGCGACTTGAGGACCAAGTTGCCGGCCTCGGCCCCGTAGAGGCTGATGAACAGCTTGAGCGCGCGCGCCGCCGCCGTGCTCTCCCCGCTGATGCCGAGCTTGGTAATGGTGGCGTTGCGGTCGGCGGAGGAAGCGATGGCCGCCTCCACCACCTCGTCCTCCGGGATGGCCTTTGCCTCGCGGAAGAAGTCGTACACATTGCCGATGCCCGGACCGGACAGGATGCGCTCGTAGCTCACGCGTCGCTTCACCCGCTTGATGAGGTAGCGGAGAAGATCGATCTCCAGCTCGTTGCGCGGGGCAAAGTCGACGTGTCCACCCTCGGTGGCGCAGACCACGTGCTTCTGCCCATCCCACACCAGCGAAGCCTCGCCCAGACCGGTGCCCGCGGCGATCACCGCCAAGTTGGCGCCCTGGGTGCGAGGGAGCGAGCTGCCGTGGAGCAGCACCAGATCCTCGGGGCGCGCGTGAAGGGCTCCGAGCGAGAGGGCCACCAGGTCGTTGATCAGCGAAACCTTCGGAATGTCCAAGGCTTGCGCGATGATCCGCTCATCGAGGATCCACGGGACGTTGGTGGCTTCCACCCGCCCGTCGACCACGGGCCCGGCCACGCCGACGCAGGCCGCGAGCGGCTTCTCCCCTCCGGCGGCCAAGAAGGCCCGCGCGACCTCTTCGAAGCTCTTGTGTGTATGGCTGGGGTAGGTCTCCCGCCGGATCAGCTTTTCGCCGTCCGCCGAGTAGATTGCCAACCGCGCATTCGTGCCCCCAACATCCGCCGCCAGAATCACGGTCCCGATGTACTACGACACCGTGGCGCGGTCACGAGCTATGCAGGCTTAAGCGGCCGACAATCGGCAAGCTCCGGTGGGGCCCGCCGCGCTTTGTCGTTGCGCTCGGGTCGGGCTTGGTCATTTGTTCGCGTTGGCGTTCCCGTCGATGGCGGCCGTGTGGCCCGCGTAGGTCTCGGAGAAGTGGTGCCTGCCCCCGCCCTTGGCCACGAAGTAGAAAAAGCGGGTGGCGCTCGCATCCATCGCCGCCTCGATCGATTTGGCGCCGGGGTTGGAGATGGGGCCGGGCGGGAGCCCCTCGTGCTTGTACGTGTTGTACGGATTGGTTGGATCGGCCACGATATCGTGCGTGATTTTGCCGGTGTAGGCCGCGCACGCCGGCGAGCGGGTGGGGTCGACCAGGCAGCCGTAGCCGGCGGTGGGGTCGCACTGCAAAAGCTTGGGGGTGAACTTGGGATCGCGCAGCCGGTTCAGGAACACGCTGGCGATGGTGCGGCGCTCGTCGTCGACCACCGCCTCTTTTTCGATCATGGAGGCCAGAATGACGATCTGGCGCGTTCCCCAGTGGAGGGTCTGCGCAAGGTCCAAGGTACCCGAAGCGTGGCGCTCCTCGAGGGTGGCAAAGCGCCGGTCGAACTCGCTCTTCATCCGGCGCACCACGTCCTCGGGGGCGGAGTCCTGCGCGAGCTCGTAGGTGGCGGGAAAAAGGAAGCCCTCGGCCGAATCCCCCTCGATGCGAAGCTCGCCGAGAAGGCGCGGATCCCGCGTGGCCTCGAGAAAGGGGCCCTTGGAGCAGACGCGCAGGGTGTGCAGCCGCTTGGCGATGTCGAAGCGGGTCCACCCCTCGGGCACCGCGACCTTGACCCGCGTGGCGGCGCCGCGCTTTTCGACGCGGGTGAGGAGCTCGCTCGGCGAGAGATCGTCTGTGAGGAAGTGCGAGCCCTTGGCGACCTTTCCACTGGCACCGCTGGCGCGCACGAACCAGGCAAAGATGCGCGGATCCTCGATGAGGCCCGCGCCCGCGAGCTTGCCGGCCAACGCCTCGGGCGACTCGTCGCCCATGAGCACCAGGTCCACTTCGCGACCGCCGCCCGCGCCTTTTCGCGCGGGGTAGATCATCACCAGCGCCCCGAAGAGAAGCGCGGCGATGGCCACCATGATGACGGCGATCCACTTGGCGATGGCCATGCCGCCGCTGCTGCCACCACCGCCACCGCCACCTGCACCGGGCGCCCGAGGCTTGACCGACGTGCGGGAGGTGCGCTTTTTGGGGCCCGCCGGGGAGCGCGGGCGCGGCGGCTTTTTCTTCTCCGTCATGCATGCCTCGCGTCGAGCCATGCTTGCAGCACGGTGACGGCCGACGCCTCGTCGATGCGCGCGCGCGCCTTCTTGCCGTGGACCTCGCTGGCGGCGAGGGCGCGCCGCGCCTGGACTGTGCTGAGGCGCTCATCGACCAGCTCCACGTCGCGACCGGTCGCGTCGGCGATGCGCTGCGCGAGGGCGCGCGCTTTGCGGGCGGCGTCCCCTTCCCCGCCCTTCATATCGAGCGGCAAGCCGACCAGAAACCGGCCGATGCCCTCTTCTTTCGCCAGCGCGACCAGATTTCGCAAGAGGGCGGGAATATCTCGGCCATCGAGCACGCCTCGGGGGTGCGCGTAGAGGCCGAGCTCGTCGTCGATGGCCACCCCCACACGAACGGCGCCCAAATCGAGCGCGCAGGTGCGCGTGGCTTGGGCTTTCGGGGACTTGGGGCGGCGACGAGGATGAGAAGGATCCACG contains these protein-coding regions:
- the glk gene encoding glucokinase translates to MILAADVGGTNARLAIYSADGEKLIRRETYPSHTHKSFEEVARAFLAAGGEKPLAACVGVAGPVVDGRVEATNVPWILDERIIAQALDIPKVSLINDLVALSLGALHARPEDLVLLHGSSLPRTQGANLAVIAAGTGLGEASLVWDGQKHVVCATEGGHVDFAPRNELEIDLLRYLIKRVKRRVSYERILSGPGIGNVYDFFREAKAIPEDEVVEAAIASSADRNATITKLGISGESTAAARALKLFISLYGAEAGNLVLKSLAVGGVFVMGKIAVNLSAQLGPKGFVDSFLDKGRMRQLLEKTPIALVPDSTIGLSGSARHAAASLSGLRT
- the mltG gene encoding endolytic transglycosylase MltG, with the protein product MTEKKKPPRPRSPAGPKKRTSRTSVKPRAPGAGGGGGGGSSGGMAIAKWIAVIMVAIAALLFGALVMIYPARKGAGGGREVDLVLMGDESPEALAGKLAGAGLIEDPRIFAWFVRASGASGKVAKGSHFLTDDLSPSELLTRVEKRGAATRVKVAVPEGWTRFDIAKRLHTLRVCSKGPFLEATRDPRLLGELRIEGDSAEGFLFPATYELAQDSAPEDVVRRMKSEFDRRFATLEERHASGTLDLAQTLHWGTRQIVILASMIEKEAVVDDERRTIASVFLNRLRDPKFTPKLLQCDPTAGYGCLVDPTRSPACAAYTGKITHDIVADPTNPYNTYKHEGLPPGPISNPGAKSIEAAMDASATRFFYFVAKGGGRHHFSETYAGHTAAIDGNANANK
- the ruvX gene encoding Holliday junction resolvase RuvX produces the protein MDPSHPRRRPKSPKAQATRTCALDLGAVRVGVAIDDELGLYAHPRGVLDGRDIPALLRNLVALAKEEGIGRFLVGLPLDMKGGEGDAARKARALAQRIADATGRDVELVDERLSTVQARRALAASEVHGKKARARIDEASAVTVLQAWLDARHA